One genomic window of Podarcis muralis chromosome 9, rPodMur119.hap1.1, whole genome shotgun sequence includes the following:
- the LOC114603913 gene encoding alcohol dehydrogenase 1A-like, producing the protein MKKGEQTRSSETTQRKQIRSITKLNIMSTAGKVIKCKAAVVWEVKKPFSIVEIEVAPPKAHEVRIKILASGVCRSDDHGLSGAMYVKFPVILGHEAAGVVESVGEGVTCVKPGDKVIPLFAPQCGECSTCKHPRGNLCKMGDLTASGLMHDGTSRFTYKGQQLHTFLGTSTFTEYTVVHESAVVKIDAAAPAEKVCLIGCGFSTGYGAAINSAKVEHGSTCAVFGLGGVGLSTVMGCKAAGATRIIGVDINKDKFPKAKEMGATECVNPLDFKKPINEVLYGLTDGEGVDYSFEVIGRTDTMTAALASCHMNYGTSVIVGVPPSASEITFSPLLIFTGRTWKGSIFGGWKSKEAVPKLVSDFMGGKFALDPLITHTLPFDKINEGFELLRSGKSIRSVLVF; encoded by the exons ATGAAGAAAG GAGAACAGACTAGAAGTTCTGAAACGACACAGAGGAAGCAGATACGGTCGATTACAAAGCTCAACATCATGAGCACTGCAGGGAAA GTCATTAAGTGCAAAGCTGCCGTTGTCTGGGAAGTCAAGAAACCATTTAGTATTGTGGAAATAGAAGTTGCCCCACCTAAGGCACATGAAGTTCGGATTAAG ATTTTGGCGTCTGGAGTCTGTCGCTCCGATGACCATGGGCTGAGTGGGGCAATGTATGTAAAATTCCCCGTTATTCTTGGTCACGAGGCAGCTGGTGTTGTGGAGAGCGTTGGGGAAGGAGTTACCTGTGTGAAACCAG GAGACAAAGTCATCCCACTCTTTGCCCCACAATGTGGAGAATGCAGCACATGCAAACATCCCAGAGGCAATCTGTGCAAAATGGGCGA CCTTACCGCCTCTGGATTAATGCACGATGGCACCAGCAGGTTCACTTACAAAGGCCAGCAGCTCCACACCTTTCTCGGCACAAGCACCTTCACAGAATACACCGTGGTGCATGAGTCTGCAGTGGTCAAAATTGATGCTGCAGCTCCTGCAGAAAAAGTGTGTCTGATTGGCTGTGGGTTTTCTACTGGCTATGGTGCTGCCATCAACAGTGCAAAG gtgGAGCATGGTTCAACCTGTGCCGTTTTTGGTCTGGGAGGAGTTGGCCTCTCAACTGTCATGGGCTGCAAAGCTGCTGGAGCCACCCGAATCATTGGGGTCGACATCAACAAGGATAAATTTCCCAAGGCTAAAGAGATGGGAGCTACAGAGTGTGTCAACCCTCTGGATTTCAAGAAGCCCATCAATGAAGTGTTGTATGGCTTGACAGACGGTGAAGGTGTTGACTATTCATTTGAAGTGATTGGGCGCACAGACACCATG ACTGCTGCCTTGGCTTCCTGCCACATGAATTATGGGACCAGCGTGATTGTTGGAGTgcccccttcagcttctgaaattACCTTCTCTCCGTTGCTTATCTTCACGGGGCGCACTTGGAAAGGATCTATATTTGGAG GATGGAAAAGCAAAGAAGCTGTCCCCAAGCTGGTTTCAGATTTCATGGGGGGGAAGTTTGCTCTGGATCCACTAATTACCCACACTTTGCCTTTTGATAAAATCAACGAGGGCTTTGAACTGCTGCGTTCAGGAAAAAG